Proteins encoded within one genomic window of Pseudanabaena sp. FACHB-2040:
- a CDS encoding Atu4866 domain-containing protein, with the protein MNPNQVNTEADQSNNLYVGMWVTQDGYIRHELLPNNRYDEARGDRERAYQGRYEITGNRINYWDDTGFTADGEFRDGVLYHGGYVFYRER; encoded by the coding sequence ATGAATCCAAATCAAGTCAACACAGAAGCCGACCAATCAAATAACCTTTACGTCGGAATGTGGGTCACGCAAGATGGTTATATCCGTCATGAACTTCTACCCAACAACCGTTACGACGAAGCTCGCGGCGACAGAGAGCGCGCGTATCAGGGGCGCTATGAAATAACGGGAAATCGCATTAATTACTGGGACGATACTGGATTTACCGCCGATGGCGAGTTTCGTGACGGCGTACTTTATCATGGCGGCTATGTTTTTTACCGAGAAAGATGA